The Melanotaenia boesemani isolate fMelBoe1 chromosome 11, fMelBoe1.pri, whole genome shotgun sequence genome includes the window ataagaaaaaactaaaagccTTGCTATGTTAGTATGAATGTTAAAGCAATATGAGAAACATGACGaccttttttatgtgtgtgtgtgttttttaggtGATTCTTGGATATGCAAGAGTGTGCTACAGGATGGACACCAACGCACTGTGAGGAAGGTGGCATGGTCTCCCTGTGGGAACTATCTGGCTTCTGCCAGCTTTGATGCAACCACATGCATctggaaaaagaaggaagatgACTTTGAGGTTAGAttatataatttgtgtttaatgtCATTTAATACACTTCACAGATGATTTGTGTAAGCAGATTTTACCCAGACTCTTGGTTTGTCTTCCAGAGTTTGACTGTGTTGGAAGGACATGAAAATGAGGTCAAATGTGTGGCGTGGGCTCCTTCAGGGAATCTGCTGGCCACATGTAGCAGAGACAAGAGTGTTTGGGTCTGGGAAGGTTTGTATTAACCACAAGTGTTACCACCTCAGAGGCATGTCATAAATCTGTTCTATTGTTAGAAATCACTGAATCAGCTGGCTTGTAACTCCACTTGCTTCATAATTCACAGTGGATGAAGAAGATGAGTATGAGTGCGTTACAGTTATCAACTCTCACACACAAGATGTCAAGCATGTTGTGTGGCACCCGACCCAAGAAGTAGGCCACACTCTGTGCATCTGTATGATTACTGTCTAGTGTACCATCCGTATCTAACCATATACTTCCCATGAATTTCCAAAGCTGTTGGCGTCTGCAAGCTATGACAACAACATTTGCATATATAAGGAAGAGGATGATGACTGGGAGTGCCGTGCCACCTTGCAAGGACACACATCCACTGTCTGGAGTTTGTGTTTTGATGCAACTGGAGAGAGGATGGCTTCCTGCAGTGATGACCGCACTGTGAAGATTTGGAAAGAGTATCCAACTGACAGCGGTCAGGGTGAGTTCTTAGAGATGAATGTAGAGCATGAAGGGGAAAAATCAAACTCTCATTATCAAATGCTTTATGTCTACTTTGTTAAAAGGTAACCTGTCTTGGAAGTGTGTTTGCACTCTGTCTGGGTATCATGGACGAACAGTGTATGATGTTGTCTGGTAAGACTGAACTTGTTTTCACATACTAAATGGGTTCATTGCATTCTAACCCATCAGTTTCACTGTTTGGATCACTGAGAACATTAACAAtttcaaaagacattttgttAATTGATCGCCTGCTCAAAGTGATCTGAATTAACCAATCTAACTTTCACTGTTCAGGTGTCGGCTAACTGGTGCCCTTGCAACTGCTTGTGGAGATGATGCAGTACGAGTGTTCAAGGAAGATGTCACAGCAAATCCGGACGAGCCGGTGTTCTCCCTGGTTGCTCAGGTGACCAAAGCTCACAGCCAGGACGTTAACTGTGTTGCATGGAACCCGAAGGAGGCGGGACTCCTGGCTTCCTGCAGCGACAGTGGAGAGATTGCTATTTGGAGATTTCAAGAGGAGGACTGAATCCTTGGTCCATGTGTGCCTGctcacattttcatttctgcaAGTTACACTGGGGACATGATCTTGAAGGCATCTCATCACTGTTCATCTTTTAATTTGATAGCTGGGTTAATTTCTGCTCGACTTTACATCACGTTCATCAATGTGCCACAGCTGTTTCAAGTATACTGCTGCatcatgtgtgttttaattttacatcTTGGAAATTGCTTAATTAAGACttgaaaatgtttatataaagtataaaaaccATAAGACTGAATctggtttcttttttaattgaaaaaaaaaaggcaaaatatcAGACAGCACATcatactaaaaacattgagacCAATCCAGAAATCCCATTTTATAAACCCAAAACATACATGGATAATGTTTGTTGTATTCAAACATGTGACCTGGATTAAAACTGTACCATTCCTTACTTTAAACAGTGGGTGAGCTTCAGAAGTGGTTTTAATCCACAATATATGAAATTTCTATCAGACCAAGTACAGAGTGTTACACTTTAGAAGCAGACTGTATCTTAATTTTAATGGTAAACATCTTAACTATAATTATGGACTGATTTATTAAACTAAAAGAATTACCAAATAAAATGACATTGGTACTTTTGCAGGATCGGAGATGATTGTGACGTGCTTACAGtcaaagtcaagaaatcagGTTAAATATctacaaggaaaaaaaaccctATGATCctacttttattaaacaaaaagacTGGAGAATGCCGTAATGAAGCTCTTGCTTAGTCTGAGTCACTTTCTCCTTCACTGTCAGCCTCCTTTACATCCACACTGAACTTGTACTCCTGGTCACAACCCATGTATGCGTCACTCATGAAGTACAAGGTGTAGTTGTGAATGCCCATAGCTGGTGCAACAAAGTCCAGCTTGACCTGCAGAAGAGAAACATAAATTAGGCATCTGGTGATTTGAAGGACatttttgatcatactgtgttaACAGTTAGTATCTGGCTGACCTTTGCTTTCTGCTGAAGAGTCAGCCTCTTGATAGAGATGAGGCTGTTAGACTTGGGATCTCCAATCACCACCCACCAGCCCTCCTCTCGTTTCTGcaacaatgaaaaatatttacacaggAGCCGATGGGAGAAATGGACTGATGGAGATGCAGAGAATGATGAATCTAACCTGGGGGAAGAGGGGTGCAATGACAGGACCAGTCACTTCCTCCTCTCGCTCCAGctgaacctgaaccagaactgGACCGCCACTGAAGAGAAACATGTGCAATGTTATCCAAAGGGCTCTTCATAAGCAATCTTATTCACAACACTGACATGAAC containing:
- the ciao1 gene encoding probable cytosolic iron-sulfur protein assembly protein ciao1, with amino-acid sequence MKQALSLVQKLSAHPDSRCWFVSWSPNGALLASCGGDKTIRIWGHEGDSWICKSVLQDGHQRTVRKVAWSPCGNYLASASFDATTCIWKKKEDDFESLTVLEGHENEVKCVAWAPSGNLLATCSRDKSVWVWEVDEEDEYECVTVINSHTQDVKHVVWHPTQELLASASYDNNICIYKEEDDDWECRATLQGHTSTVWSLCFDATGERMASCSDDRTVKIWKEYPTDSGQGNLSWKCVCTLSGYHGRTVYDVVWCRLTGALATACGDDAVRVFKEDVTANPDEPVFSLVAQVTKAHSQDVNCVAWNPKEAGLLASCSDSGEIAIWRFQEED